Proteins encoded together in one Thermomonospora curvata DSM 43183 window:
- a CDS encoding DUF1416 domain-containing protein: MTQGCAAPAQTTRLPATVDLSNEAVIQGTVTRNGTPVPGAYARLLDSTGEFTAEVVTGDEGVFRFFAADGDWTVRVLAAGGVSVDTQVTAKVGEVAQVEVAI, from the coding sequence ATGACCCAGGGTTGCGCTGCACCTGCCCAGACCACCCGCCTGCCCGCCACCGTCGACCTGTCCAACGAGGCGGTGATCCAGGGGACGGTGACCCGTAACGGCACGCCGGTTCCCGGCGCCTACGCCCGGCTGCTGGACTCCACCGGCGAGTTCACCGCCGAAGTGGTGACCGGCGATGAGGGCGTGTTCCGTTTCTTCGCCGCCGACGGCGACTGGACGGTGCGGGTGCTGGCCGCCGGTGGCGTCAGCGTCGACACCCAGGTGACCGCCAAGGTCGGTGAGGTCGCCCAGGTCGAGGTCGCCATCTGA
- a CDS encoding sulfurtransferase, with the protein MSRSDVLVDADWVQQHLDDPGVVLVEVDEDVSAYDKGHIRGAIKIDWKNELQDPVRRDFVDKTGFEELLSRKGIANDDLVILYGGNNNWFAAYAYWYFKLYGHEKVKLLDGGRKKWELDSRELVTEVPQRPATQYKAKDQDLSIRAFRDEVVDAIGKKNLIDVRSPDEFTGKLLAPAHLPQEQAQRPGHVPTARNIPWSKAANDDGTFKSDEELRALYEEAGVDFSKPIIAYCRIGERSSHTWFALRELLGLSDVKNYDGSWTEYGSLVGVPIELGEAK; encoded by the coding sequence ATGAGCCGCTCCGACGTCCTGGTGGACGCAGACTGGGTGCAGCAGCACCTGGACGACCCGGGCGTGGTGCTCGTCGAGGTCGACGAGGACGTCTCCGCCTACGACAAGGGTCACATCCGCGGCGCCATCAAGATCGACTGGAAGAACGAGCTGCAGGACCCGGTCCGGCGCGACTTCGTCGACAAGACCGGTTTCGAGGAGCTGCTGTCCCGCAAGGGCATCGCCAACGACGACCTGGTGATCCTGTACGGCGGCAACAACAACTGGTTCGCCGCCTATGCCTACTGGTACTTCAAGCTCTACGGCCACGAGAAGGTCAAGCTGCTGGACGGCGGCCGCAAGAAGTGGGAGCTGGACTCCCGCGAGCTGGTCACCGAGGTGCCGCAGCGCCCGGCCACCCAGTACAAGGCCAAGGACCAGGACCTGTCGATCCGCGCCTTCCGCGACGAGGTCGTGGACGCGATCGGCAAGAAGAACCTGATCGACGTCCGCTCCCCGGACGAGTTCACCGGCAAGCTGCTGGCGCCGGCCCACCTGCCGCAGGAGCAGGCCCAGCGCCCCGGCCACGTGCCGACCGCCCGCAACATCCCGTGGTCGAAGGCGGCCAACGACGACGGCACCTTCAAGTCCGACGAGGAGCTGCGCGCCCTCTACGAGGAGGCGGGCGTGGACTTCAGCAAGCCCATCATCGCCTACTGCCGGATCGGTGAGCGCTCCTCGCACACCTGGTTCGCGCTGCGCGAGCTGCTGGGCCTGTCGGACGTGAAGAACTACGACGGCTCCTGGACCGAGTACGGCTCGCTGGTCGGCGTCCCGATCGAGCTCGGCGAGGCCAAGTAA